In Alphaproteobacteria bacterium US3C007, one genomic interval encodes:
- a CDS encoding sigma-70 family RNA polymerase sigma factor: protein MVAVGESQNTAAFERLFNEFAPRIKAFLIKSGSDHASAEEHAQEAMATVWRKAHMFDPSRASAATWMFTIARNKKIDAIRKQRRPEPEDIGWGPEHEPDQEDVIGLQQESEKLGNAIEQLPEKQRLLLERAYFADMSHSEIADVTGLPLGTIKSRIRLALERLRHSMT from the coding sequence TTGGTAGCGGTTGGCGAAAGCCAAAATACGGCTGCTTTCGAGCGTCTTTTCAACGAATTTGCTCCGCGCATCAAAGCATTTTTGATAAAGTCTGGCAGTGATCACGCCTCTGCGGAAGAGCATGCGCAAGAGGCGATGGCAACCGTATGGCGCAAGGCGCATATGTTTGATCCCAGCAGGGCCAGCGCCGCGACGTGGATGTTCACGATCGCGCGCAACAAAAAAATCGATGCAATTAGGAAGCAGCGCCGCCCCGAACCAGAAGATATTGGCTGGGGTCCAGAACATGAGCCAGACCAAGAAGACGTGATTGGTCTTCAGCAGGAAAGTGAAAAACTGGGCAATGCGATCGAGCAGTTGCCAGAGAAGCAGCGTTTGCTTCTGGAACGCGCATATTTTGCAGATATGTCGCATAGCGAAATAGCAGATGTAACAGGTCTTCCCCTTGGCACAATCAAATCGCGAATTAGATTAGCCCTTGAGCGGTTGCGCCATTCTATGACATGA